Below is a genomic region from Choristoneura fumiferana chromosome 30, NRCan_CFum_1, whole genome shotgun sequence.
agtccgtttagctaatacgaagccagcaattgctattccagccgagactaatataaagcttttctcaaaaatggtgaataattctgaaatagaataaacctttttctcaaaatatattataacatttaattttattccaatatttttcttatgctttcccgccttttttcattaaaaataaactgcaggtgtatttttccaccgaaacaccacaagctatttcagacccaatagaagaagtccggagttccaacaaaatatctgataccggccattagacttagctgtatacgacttgtgccaacatttccatggcctttttaacttaaaaaaaaatgtgactgattgcaggcgcgctaattcattattgtcgagctagcgcgcctgcaatctttttaactttttaatttttcgctgaccacaaactatgcacttcaccttctgatatgtaaagaataatgtcaacttttacggacactttttgagaaaagcgatttatttacacatttttgtaaatattacgATAAAACCGAGTAGGTCTCTTTGCCAAACAGCGTTGAGTGCCGTTGAGGCTAGCTATTCGATATTTAATTCaagttcaaagttttatttgctcGAATAATGGTACAAAAGATGTTACAAAGAATCAGTGTAGATATAAATATAGTGCACCATTATTATATTGGTATGCAAAATTTTATCATTGgatttttgataaataataattataatcagAATAATTCCTAATATAGtgtgtatttattaaaaactgtgaaattttataacgttttaagctTGTTATTTACCAAAATTCCTAATatctaaatttcatttttattgttattattaatctAACTTATGCTTCTGACGgtttcaatataaattcttataaattGACATTTAGGTACCTCAACTtacatttaggtaggtacctctaCGTAAATTATactgtattgaatgaataaataaactaaactatagtTGCGGATTGTTAGtatcatattataataaaaaaactacgaaAGTCTGGCTGTCGCGTGCTCTTATTATGGTCCAGCAGTATGGTGTTGGTGTAGCAAGCCTTAAAGGCTACTGTGatacatgctcgttactagcatgctagtacctgtATGCCACTAGAAAAGCATgctaagggcaacacacacagaaagcgtgcgcgggtcgggtcgtgtccgccgcgtgagccgcgcggttcgttgtattaaacagagagcgggtcggacccgcggcgggcccgcagcggctatcatcaatgttgccagtttagtgactttgtcaatagaagtgacgacttttgcttaaatcttagcgaccaaaaaaaagttttgacgacaaaaatggttaatctggcgacttttggagtactaattaaaacagttctagaaccaataatggatacgacatttttgtcaactcgacacagaattatgcAGTGCCGGGAGagatatgtggaaaacgacaaacgcgcttgcgcaccaaggtcaaactttatttactttttacttaattagatccaatttatgtaatgatgggcgatggatgaaattttttaaagtggctgattttttttatcgacaggaataagcttatactagtcaatgaaaaaaaaatcagatttttctgtagtaccaaTTGCCAAAATTAACTAGCTAggtactgcgcatgaatacggttttaagggttccgtaaccaaaatgGAAAAAGgaacgcttatagtttcgccatgtctgtctctgtctgtccgtccgcggctttgctcaggggatatcaatgctagaaagctgtaattttgcacggatatatatgtaaactatgccgacaaaatggtacaataaaaaataaaaaataaatttttagggtacctcccgtaaatgtaaagtgggggtgttttttttctcatcctaccctatagtgtggggtatcgttggataggtatttaaatccattaggggtttgctgagacaatttttcgattcagtgatttttttgcgaaatattcaactttaaagtgcaaattttcattgaaatcgagcatcccccctctaaaatctaaactgttgggtggaaaaatttgaaaaattcataatggtattaaatatatcaaatttacaaggaaaattatagcggctacgattgcttcagaattattagtagtttaagagtaaatagcagcctaaggtataaaacatacctaaacttggaagattctgtgcacaataggaaatccttagaaaaatattatttgattgtttcgtaatggctatggaaccctttcctgggcgtgtacgacacgctcttgaccggttttctGTAACTATTGAAACCCGATACATTAAATCATAGATTCTATCATATCTTTTAAATAGAGTTAAGCCACTAGTGCCttggaaaaattaaattcatttgacctgttgactCCCACTATCCCTcgaatattataatgcgaaaatttgtaagtccatttgtttctttgtttgttggttaccccatcacgtctaaaccattgaaccgatttagatgaaattcgactTACAGATAGAGAGTCCAGGGTGAAGTAAGGTAAGTAAGGACatatagggtagtttttatcccggaaaattgcatagttcccgcgcgggatagcgataaacaaatacgtagacggagtcgcgggcaaacgGTTATAGTGTTTCCTTAAAGTTAGGTaacggaattaaaaaaaaacaatgtgttagtataaattttttttaattttgtgaagATCTGGATGATATGACCCTCCTGAGATCCCGCGTCAAATATTAAAGTCAAGAATTTTAAACTTTGCCATCAAGGTTGACATTTGATTAGAtatgttcaaaattttgtacGCGGGGTCTTAGGAGGCTAAGTCCAGATAAATGGTATGGCAACACTGAGCTTAGCGGCAGTTCATCCTGCCACCATGGCAGTTGTCGTAGCCGCGGTGACCGTGAGCTCGGCAACACTCGTGTCTCTCAGGGATGCTGCGAGCACAAACCTggaatcagaaaaaaatatacaagctTTTACGATTACTTGAAGGAGGGttggttatgtttttcgagggGTGATGTATGtgttatggaccaagtgattaataagggcattatgaataatgacaagctataccgggcaaagtatatgcatttatatatattttttatttggcgatcctaatttttttgattgctcttctctaccactcagaAGGTCCGCCTCTGTACTAAGcactttttttgtaacattgttgtatttcctttttgtacaataaagagtataaccaagcaaacaaacaaacaaacaaagtaataattattatctaaacttcattatttcTCACATTGTACGGTcattatgaatattgctacatGATCGTTGGGCAATTTGATTCTGATTCTGGCTAGCTGAAGTCTGATTCATTCAGTGGGAAAGTTAGTGcgcgacgacgagcgcagcgaggaggagtgttaggttcacctgtgaccaaaacaagcacgagacgagcgagcgaagcgagcatgctgcggcagcggccggcgagtgtcACAATTAATTCTAACATTATGATAACTTTCTTTACAGATTTTGATCTATTTTTAATAGATTCACtaaattttacgtaaaaataaaaaaaattgtaatgagacatgtttttattactttgcccaAAAGGGGAAGGACATTATGTATAATGGCCGggcaatgtaattaattaagtacctagtttttatcaaattgctaAATTACTATCTCATAttggtcatttttcataatgcccgaGCATTACGAAAAATTGGTCCACAGCATATGTATTTCTTTGGCTATCTCTGTAgtctaaacggctggacgttTTAGGGTCCTCCATAAATTACGGGGGGAGGGTGGAAGGTGTTTGGTGATTTGTGATACATGATCAAAATATTTGGTAATAGGTAGCATAAGCGGGGTGGGgataaaaatggtcaaaattccCCTTTTAAACACAATAATGTCGATCCGTAAATTCCATATATTTCCATCCAGAAATCTAATAGTAATATGATTGATTAATGattatcattggatttgtcaaaGTAAAAGAACACTGATTTACTAAATACTGCTAGGAACGATAACCTATCAACCGAGTTGTTTAGGATACTGTGCTGCTCTCATCTCCAGAATTACACGTAAGCCTGTCTCTAACATAGGCATCAAAAATTAGCTGACCTGATCGCATGGTGGTACATGGACTGCCACGGCGCTGGCCAGAACAATGGCCATCAAGACCAGCACAAATATAGTCTTCAGAGCGGCCATCTTGGGTTGTAATTGCAACTGTCAAACGACTTGTATGAGAAGAAAACCAAAGTGAATCTGCACTAAGAGCCAATGGAAAGACCGTTTATATAGGATCACTAACGATTTTAGGTATGACTGGTATAAGGAAAGTCTTTGTGTGAGCTGTGGTCGGTTAGTTTGTTAACGCATTAGTGTACCTTATCATTAATATAATCGATCTACCAATTCCTACCAATAATTACGGATCGTTTTTTTACGATTACGGCATTTCCTaacgttatttatttactttcaaaATGTCTTGGAGTTTTGTCTAAATTTGAGCGCTAAGAGTACCTACACAAGTTTATTTTGCTCGTACacaaattcttcttcttcttagtcgtaCACTCCTGAAGGAGTGGTCGTGGTTATGGACAGttctggatttgtcaataggccgtataggccgcggcctaggggcggcagatttcaacgagaaaaatattttagaaagttacatagggcggcggataaaAAGTGCCCTACActcctaaaaaatataaatccgcCACTGGTTATGGATCATCTTGTAGACTGGTTATGGCTTTCGCGACACTTCTACGAGTACATCTCTCTTATTTGTGGCACTGCGCGCACACTCAGTAACGGAACACTTTGTGGAAGACCCGAAAACACAAATTTTCTTCCAGATTTTTTACCTTAGGCCCATTTCTGTACAATAGACTAAATGCGAAGCTAGAGTTTTATCCGCTcagctatgttttttttaaatgtcaaatgaaggtaaacgagcaaatgggtcacctgatcgtaagtgatcaccactgcccatggacaccccGCAACACCAGAAGGATTGAAGGTGCGTTACCAATCTAGAGGGGTTATAAAAAGCCtcttgtgccagtaatttcaacggctgtcttactcgGCTGTGTTAAATGCAAGAGAGCACTCCTAACAGCCCTACAAAAAATGACATACGAAGATACAGAGAAGTTATTGACTGTTGTGAAATCAGTGTATCATTAATAGTGTAATTAACTAGTTATTATGAACCTAATTGCTTTAAATTCTGCATTGTGAATAATTAAGATAATCATTTTGATCTCTTTTGCCTGAAACACAGGGAATCCTAGTTCGGGCACACGTTTACATGTCCTAGTATATCCCAttgtatatattaaataataattaccgtgtatgaataaagtatttgaatttgaatttgtcgGCGTTTTCTTGCTTGATTTTGGGTACGTTATTATAaattcaaggtttttttttgcgtttttaccgacgttatttataaataagtgtgCATTTTTGCCTACTTAGTAGTAGGTGGCTAACTTACAAGATAAAGATTATAAAGGATAAGAGGCTAGTCAGGGTTCTGTATCTgtatctcaaaaggaaaaaggaaCCGTTATAAGGTTACTTTATTGGGTAAATGGGTATGGAGGTATTAGCCTGAAATGAATATCGAATACTCAGGTCTGTTACCGCTTGGAAAGGGTTGCAGTTGCTTTATGGAAGTGATGTGTCCGAGAAATATCCTGACATCACGCAAGAAGTCTTGAAACAGATATAATGACGAGTCGGCGAGGCGCTGCAAAAAAATGTTGAGTTCGAAAAAACTTGCTGTTTGCTGAGTCCTCTCATCAGCTCCGTCTCCTTGCATCTCGCCCGGCTCCAGTACCTCATCCACGACACCATCTACTACCCTGCTGCTTGCCACTCCAATCCAAATCCATCGTCAGCTCCCGCCAGCTACTCACATGTTTATTTCTTTGCATCCATGTCTTTCAAcgaattttatgtaattatttgtaACGTTTCTTAATATCTTCTTTTTATAATATATCTGCTTGttgtacaggtttttttttcttcagattatatatattttcttcTTTATGTTCTTATAGTATTTACTTCGTAATGCACTAATTTATTTTGGATAtctataattttcttatttaaacTGTTATACACACTGTTAAATGTCTctgtcattttaattttcacattatgctgtaatttattaaactttaaCCCCCactgcaaaaagaggggtgttataagtttgtgagtctatgtctgtctgtgataccgtagctcttaagcaggtgaaccgatttgaagttttttttacgtaaaagcaagttttcttagacattttttatcaaaatcggtttagccgtttttgagatattgaactttgaagtgagtTTGGTTAGAttattaatatttgttgttataacggcaacagaaacacataatctgtgaaaatttcaactgtctagctttCACGGTTCattgagatacagcctggtgacagacggatggacggacagcgaGTCTTAGTaaaagggtcccgtttttaccctttgggtacggaaccctaaagtcaaagtcaaaatatctttattcaattcaggctgtaacaagcacttatgaatgagaaaaaaaaactaccaccggttcggaaaacctctgttgagaagaatccggcaagaaactcaacgaagtatatatattttaaacagatttacagtattattaaatgacatctattcatcacaagtatttaacacaactttgtttttaacacagtaggttcgctatttgaagggatcgctaatgcggatcggaattatttccaaatatccctgtccatgatataatcattaactttataatacgccttagatattaatgtcttcttgacaatagatctgaattttgtatccgtttcgtatgcaatttcccagaaacgactttttggttttagccagtctgtaagatggaactttaagcttccctgtgtttctagtagcctttggcttatcgacgttagtgggaaaatcacatacaatacaataccaaagactctttattgtacaccagacatagtaagcgacacagaaaacagatacacagagaaaaaaatacaaggtgagcaataggcggccttatcgcttaagagcgacctcttccaggcaaccttttttacagaaagaaggaacgACTAGtatacaacaggtggtgcatcaaaagtagatcagaaaatttaaatgtaacattaatacatctacgaatacatacataattatattgtacatataatatacgtctaaaataaatataggcagtgagataaacagcaacaaatatttttttttattataaagctaataattacaagatgacagatagtgctccttaagcacatatttaaatagtgacaaagattttgcgcgtcgtaagtcaatcggtaaggagttccacaaccgaatatagcctggacagtataagaatatacatagaatttggagGAATTtgcacatatgttcttccttacatacatgattatttcaaaaacataatacGACGTTACCATATCTAATAAGACGTTTCCGTACAAATTGCATTAACATAGAAACCTAAAGGGTACTTATTTTCCGTTTGTCCTACAAACTTGTAAAATGGAGGTAACTCATAGTAAcaacaagtaaaaaaatacgcaaattttctttttttttatgtctaactgtctatgtcaataaacaTCTAAATTGACCTCACACTGCGTACATATTTGAGTATtactcaaaaagttgtcccgttaTGAAATtaacaagaaatcagttttgtcaataaattattaaccctaaggacgagatcataaaacataaactacataaaacatctaAAATTTCTCGACGCCAGGAAAACGTCACggaatcttgtgaggaaaaaaatcgtaattttgtaactacctaCATCAAAATTTTCTATTAGATCtgacaacaaagattatctgactttttatcactttcaccacaaggttttgtgtaattattaatatttataaacaataattacttattttttgtggtgaaattagcgtcaggtttttttttttaaataagtgtcaACTGAAAAAGTAGAAAATGTACAACTTTgtacaactttttaaatttttcatttcgcTTCTTTAGAAGAggagctctgctaacactagatttttaggtaaaaaattgttttggaaCCCTCGGCGCGCGAGTTAGCttagctcttggccggtttttttaaacacGGGGCAAAGCCTTGACCTTGAGCTAGTGATATACCTTATATATAACTCAGTAACCACAGTTTAGTTACCTACTATTCTATTGTCTATAAGAATTACAATGAAATGTGTAAGATGGTTTTTTGCTTCATCAATGAACAATAAACCACAATTAGTACATTACCTACTGCAGAGTCTAGTAAGTAAGCCATGCTGGACGAGTAGAATTTGATGTTCAAACCGCCAGGTGAGGCCATCAATTATACGAGGCCAGGATGGTGATTACTGGTCGAAGCTTGTATACCTAGTGCTTTttaaaaaatgatgatgatgatggtaaaataaataaatgaatatcacgGGGACACTTaacaagcaaagcttgtattatggatactaggcaacggataaacatacttaaatacaaacacccaagactcgagagtaaacattcttatttttcatacaaatatttgcccagaccgggaatcgaacccgggacctcaagcttcgtagtcaggttctctatccACTGGGCTATTCGGATGTCTGATGGTGATAATGAAACGACGGTGattgtgatgtgatgatgatgatggtgaggataatgatgatgatgatgataatgaaacgacggtgattgtgatgtgatgataatgatggtgaggatgatgatgatgttgatgataatGAAACGATGGTGgttgtgatgtgatgatgataatggtgaggatgatgatgatgatgatgatgatgatactgataatatagtgatgatgatgatttgatgatgatagtgattagggatgggccgaatattcgttttattttcggtattcggcatattcggcaggtttaccgaatattcgtattcggccgaatattcggctaaatcaccgaatgttcggcaaagtggtactcaaactttttactgtacTGAGCCATGTATGAATTAAGcgttaaatgtgttattttatgAGGTATATtgaggctttatgtttttgttgacacattagctttatttccaataacagcagataaaaatactggttactaaaacaaaatataagttgTTTTGAGATTATCTACAGtgatctttataataaaataatatgttaatataatcaatcagttttttattgtgagaaatttTTGTTTGAATCAAGAGTTGCTCTGATTAAATTAcaacatttcaacaaaaaaataatcatatttcTAGATTCTACTTAGAAATAAATTATGCCGGATATAAAGTTTTACCGAACATTCGCCCGAACGTTCGTATGCctattcggtgaaacccatgttcggccgATGCCTAatagtgatgatgattgatggtgatggtgatgatggtgatgaggtGATGATGATTTTTGATGGTTGggaatgatggtgatgatgatgatgaatgatgatgatgatgatggtgataatgatgacatggacccatttcaaaatactagttaactacacctgcaaatattacttgattttttcgtaattgtgCTATAAGTGTGCGTTTTGCATGGCTTGAATTTCACCAGAATGTGTGTGGCGAATAGTGAAATTGTATGCATACCTATCCGTCCTTTTCTGAATTCATATTATGAATTCAGAGCTGTTCCGGCTGTTTGAGGCcggcattatatttatttaataagagagtgagaggaacggtaggtacgatacgcACTTCGACTTTTGAATTTCGGAATAAGCCCTCTGGTAGATTTCtgtattaggtacagtcaagttcataaaattgtgagcaaacatttgataaaaaatatctgaacacgatcAACTCTATTGTTATCGGCGTAAAagcgtgttcacatattttagataaaattttgctcacaagtttatgagctcgactgtatgtattttcgatatttttgatattgaCCTTTACCGATTTATCCGCTATCGCATGTTTTAACAGATCTTAACTGCTAATTTAGGCTATTTTAGACCCGTCTTATAAGGTAaagtaaatatcaaatttatcaaTCACACATGCTATGAAAAATAAGGTATTATGTTATGCCAAATAAAttcttattttcagtttttacttgccatttttattctttaaattattttatgtattttaattggaCGATCTCCTGGTAGTgacattattattgtaattttatttttattttttgcacacAACTATGACGATCCCGAGTGAAGAACCTGTTTCGAATTGTAATTGTTCTtattgctttttagggttccggagccaaaatggcaaaaatggaacccttatagtttcgccatgactgtctgtctgtctgtctgtccgtccgcggcttaactcagggactatcaatgctagaaagctgcaattttgcataTATATGAACTATGCCgccaaaatggtacaataaaaaattcaaaaatttttttttgcaatttagttgaatattttccaaaaaaacaataaatcgaaaaatcgttttagcaactccctaatggttttaaaagacctatccaacaacaccccacactacaaggttgggtgagaaaaaaaacccccactttacttctatgggaggtaccctaaaaaatttttttttgtatttcttattgtaccattttgtcggcatactttatatatatatacagctaagctagcattgatagtccctgagcaaagccgcggacggacagacagacagacctacggacagagagacagacagacatggcgaaactataagggttccgtttttgaaattttggctacggaaccttaaaaaccatcctatgtccttctccgggactcaaactatctttgtaccgaatttcatttaaatcggttcatcggttgacgtgatggagtaacaaacaaacagacttacatactttcgcatttataatattagtgggagtgggatgagaaagtttgtaagtatttgTGTGTGCTTGTGTGTATGTTAGTAACTCATTCACGCTCAAACGACTGGACGGAGGATATACCTAGATgagatatgtagatagctggacaccTGGAGTGAGCtgggcataggctactttttattccaatattcccacgggataggatcAATCggttaaatagatagatagatttatttattagatatcatgttgtttattggtcttacagttatcttattacttacttagttaCCGTAATGCAATCTTAtagatacttaattaaatagagaaatggcagaaactgccaaagcaggaaaatacagtaGTCTCGGagccgaatatgattttgtaccttttggCGTCGAGACTCTTGGTCCGTGGGgacctggcgctctgagtctcttcaaagatctatcaaagagaatcagagataccacaggagaccgaagagctggcagtttcctcgctcaacgcatcagtcttgcgatccagcgaggaaatgctgccagcatccatggtaccatgccgcagggtccatttttagatttattatagttttagtttatttaattttattgtacctaatataccttttttatagttagacctgtattgttctggaaataaaattaaatacaataaatgttAGTCTTGCAACAAACTATTATGTAaaggaaaataaacaaataaatcataaatcctTTGTGTCGATACATGATCTTTGTACAgttgatatgaaaaataaatacttacttgtactaatcttatccatattaaacttgtaatcgctacttcaaatccgctctttatttatgatatgcaaacgattatcaactttgggGTGGTAAACCACATGTTTGGCTGATGGATGGTACCCACTGAAATCTCGGATTTTCAA
It encodes:
- the LOC141444599 gene encoding spodomicin-like, encoding MAALKTIFVLVLMAIVLASAVAVHVPPCDQVCARSIPERHECCRAHGHRGYDNCHGGRMNCR